One region of Wyeomyia smithii strain HCP4-BCI-WySm-NY-G18 chromosome 3, ASM2978416v1, whole genome shotgun sequence genomic DNA includes:
- the LOC129732428 gene encoding uncharacterized protein LOC129732428, translating to MCKLIILAFVVCTAGIANAEPVPNWGISLSVPNSAIILTGSNYIASGVTLINNALGTLSSSSSNENVTIAANTLINMVKTLGTLNNAIRTSIIAANTNTQSVGATFGAINASVTGLSTYLESTAMEVVTNLTTYLGGSNVASVNSTLVAMNTAVIALTASLAAMETAINTTVSTAGGSALTAKMVLNGIPTSLATAVNNNLNLLKNSLSDMATPIKAIASGITASTAFYQTAVTTNQTVATTITTSGSTIKTLMSSLKLSVTNYANAAAQTMKTDWTSVTTKLAVFSTNSTLKAYLTNYTTFVTKTSKDYFTTFVGTATNTTNGVVTNLTEMIIADINEYYTNVTAIAISELGQLIPKIAAGSTVCNTNASTNYLSLFTSIATAPSTCITTATTMLNLAIAQFNNALQVPVTLNNFYTTAIASCSKYTTFANDNIAFSEALACLMSTSIGQTQLPTILTKGVTDALSYLVALADSTSLIEGTIANCYGFQTAQLSAGFTALGTAIAAC from the exons ATGTGTAAGTTGATCATTCTCGCTTTTGTCGTGTGCACAGCTGGG ATTGCTAACGCTGAACCGGTTCCCAACTGGGGGATTTCGCTTTCGGTTCCAAACTCAGCCATCATCCTAACCGGATCCAACTACATAGCTAGCGGTGTAACTCTAATAAATAATGCACTTGGTACTTTGAGTAGCTCGTCTTCGAATGAAAATGTAACCATAGCTGCCAACACCCTGATCAACATGGTGAAAACACTTGGGACTTTGAATAATGCTATCAGGACTAGTATAATTGCTGCCAACACGAACACTCAGTCCGTCGGTGCGACATTTGGTGCAATTAATGCTTCCGTGACGGGATTGTCAACATACCTGGAAAGTACAGCGATGGAAGTGGTTACTAATCTAACAACGTATCTTGGTGGTTCCAATGTTGCTAGTGTCAATTCGACATTGGTTGCTATGAACACCGCTGTAATTGCGCTAACAGCATCACTTGCTGCAATGGAAACGGCCATAAACACCACGGTTTCGACGGCTGGTGGAAGTGCTTTGACTgccaaaatggttttaaatggAATTCCGACTTCTTTGGCTACAGCGGTCAACAATAATTTAAATCTGCTTAAGAACAGCCTTTCCGATATGGCGACTCCGATCAAAGCCATTGCCAGTGGAATCACTGCTTCTACTGCTTTCTATCAAACGGCAGTCACTACAAACCAGACTGTCGCTACTACAATAACCACTTCTGGATCAACCATTAAAACTCTAATGTCATCTTTGAAATTATCAGTTACCAACTATGCAAATGCGGCCGCGCAAACTATGAAGACTGATTGGACTTCGGTTACTACAAAACTTGCAGTGTTTTCGACAAACAGTACATTGAAGGCGTACCTCACTAATTATACCACGTTTGTGACAAAAACATCAAAAGATTACTTCACGACATTTGTGGGTACTGCCACCAACACAACCAACGGTGTTGTTACTAATCTGACAGAAATGATTATCGCTGATATAAATGAATATTATACTAACGTTACAGCGATAGCAATATCGGAGCTTGGCCAATTGATACCCAAGATAGCCGCGGGATCGACTGTTTGCAACACAAACGCCAGTACAAATTACCTTTCATTATTTACGAGCATCGCAACAGCACCCAGTACGTGTATAACGACGGCTACAACGATGCTCAACTTAGCTATCGCGCAATTCAACAACGCTCTGCAAGTCCCTGTTACTCTCAACAATTTCTACACTACCGCAATAGCATCCTGTTCAAAATATACAACTTTTGCAAATGACAACATCGCCTTCAGTGAAGCATTGGCTTGTTTAATG AGTACATCGATTGGACAAACCCAACTGCCAACTATTTTAACCAAGGGAGTAACCGACGCGTTGAGTTATTTAGTGGCTCTAGCTGATTCCACATCTTTGATTGAAGGCACCATTGCGAATTGTTACGGCTTCCAAACGGCCCAGCTATCAGCCGGATTTACGGCGTTAGGAACGGCGATTGCAGCTTGTTAA